From Methylococcus capsulatus:
CCGTCACCGGTGTATCGGCGCGCCAACACCCGGATGGGATCCTGACTTGGGGCTATCTCGGCTCGCGCTGCCGGGGTCGTGCGGGCTGGTTTATGCAGGGCGATCTGCATGGGGCGGACTCTCTTACGTCGATATCACATGATGGCGCGAAATGCGCCGTCAACAGCGCTCGCGCATAGAATAACGGATAATGCCTTTCGTCTATAGGATCGTCCGGGACGTAACAGGTAGCAAAGGTATAGTCGCGCCACTTAAGGGCCGCCGCAGCCGTCCACGGCGGCGCCGTTCTCATTTTTTCCGGCGTTTACGGCGCTGCGCATGAATTTGCAGACGCCACTTGGTTCGGTTTAGGCGCGTGCCACCGCATGGCAGGCGGGCAATCGCTGTAGGTGGAGTGTCGCAACGGCTCCGGGAGTTGGTGCAGCAGCGTCGATACCCCACCTTGGGCTCAAAAGTTCGGCAAGCCGACGAAGTTGTAGCCGGCATCGACGTAGAGAATCTCGCCGGTGATGCCGGAGGCGAGATCCGAGCAGAGGAAGGCGGCGGCGTTGCCGACTTCTTCAATGGTGACGTTTTTGCGCAGTGGCGAAGCCTGTTCGGCTTTTGCCAGCATTTCCCGGAAGTTGGCGATGCCGGAGGCGGCCAGCGTCCGGATGGCACCGGCGGAGACGGCATTGACTCGAATGCCTTCCGGCCCTAAGGAATAGGCCAGGTAGCGGACATTGGCTTCCAGGCTGGCCTTGGCGACCCCCATGACGTTGTAGTTGGGGACCGCGCGTTCGGCGCCCAGGTACGACAGGGTGAGCAGGGCGCCGTTGCGTCCGGCCATCATCGCCCGGCCGGCCTTGGCCAGGGCGGCGAAGCTGTAGGAGCTGATGTCGTGGGCGATACGGAAGTTCTCGCGGGTGACCGAGTCGATGTAGGAGCCTTCCAAGGCTTCGCGGGGAGCGAAGGCCACCGAGTGGACGATGCAGTCGAGGCCGTCCCAGTGCTTGCCCAGATCGGCGAACAACTGCTCGATCTCGGCGTCGCTGGAGACGTCGCAGGGCAGGACGATGGAGGAGTCGCAGTCGGCGGCCAGCTTTTCCACGCGTTCCCTGAGCTTCTCGTTTTGGTAGGTGAAAGCGATCTCCGCGCCCTGCGCCTTCATCGCTTCGGCGATGCCCCAGGCGATCGAGCGGTTGCTGGCGACGCCGACGATGAGTACGCGCTTGTTTTGCATGAAACCCATGGGGATGCTCCTTCGGGATGGGGTTTTTGGAAAGGCGCAGAGTATCGCCAAGGGCCAATGGGCTGTCCAGCGCTATCGTCCACGGGTGGTTCGCGTATAATTGCCCACCTTTTTCATGGGCTCGGATTGTGATCAGGAGATCGGGCGAACTCGGGTTGGGGCTGCTGCTGGTTGTCACCCTCGGGCTGGCGGGCTGCGAGGGGCCGCTCAACAGCCCGTATCCGGCGGATGATGCCGAGCGCAACATTCTGTATTCCTCGTTTTCGGAGCGTCCCAAGCATCTCGACCCCGCGCGCGCCTACAGTTCCGACGAGAGTCTCATCATTGGCCAGATCTACGAGCCGCTGCTGCAGTATCACTACCTCAAGCGCCCTTATGTCCTGGAGCCGGCGACCGCTGAGGCCTTGCCGGAGATCCGCTATCTCGACGCCAAGGGCCGGCCGCTGCCGCCAGGCGCGCCGGATTCGGCCATCGCCTACAGCGAGTACGACTTCCGCCTGAAACGCGGCATCCGTTTCCAGCCGCATCCGGCCTTCGCCCGCAGCGCGGAGGGCGAGTACCTCTATCACCATCTGAATCCCGAGCAGCTCGCCCAAATCCGGACCTTGGCGGATTTCCCCGAAACCGGTACCCGGGAACTGACGGCGGAGGATTACGCTTACCAGATCAAGCGTCTGCTGCATCCGGCGCTGCATTCGCCGATCGCGGAACTGATGAAGGAACACATCGTCGGCTTCAAAGCGCTGGGGGACATCCTCGAGCGGGATTATTTCGCCACTCCCAAAGGCCGCTTCTTCGATCTCCGACCTTATACCCTGGAAGGTGTGCGGGTTCCGGACGCTCATCGCCTCGTCATCCGGCTCCATGGCAAATATCCGCAGTTCCGCTTCTGGCTGGCGATGACCTTCTTCGCGCCCATGCCCTGGGAGGCCGACGCCTTCTATGCCCAGCCGGGGCTCATCGAGAAGAACATCACGCTGGACTGGTATCCGGTGGGTTCGGGCCCTTACCTGCTGGCGGAGAACAACCCCAACCGTCGCATGGTGCTGGAACGCAATCCCTATTTCCACGAGGACCGCTATCCGGCCGAGGGCGATCCCGAAGACGGGCCGGCCGGTCTGCTGGCCGACGCGGGCAGGTTGTTGCCGTTGGTCGACCGGGTGGTCATGATTCTGGAAAAGGAAACGATCCCTTATTGGAACAAGTTCCTGCAAGGCTATTACGATTATTCCGGCATCGCTTCGGACAATTTCGACCAGGCGGTGCAGGTCGGCAGTTCGGGCAGTCCAGAGCTGACGCCGGAAATGCTGGAGAAGGGCATCCGGCTGGAGACTTCGGTCGCGGCGTCCGATTACTACCTCGGGTTCAACCTGCGCGACCCGGTGGTCGGCGGACTGGACGAAGCGCACTGCAAGCTGCGCCAGGCGCTCAGCATCGCCATGGATTACGAGGAATTCATCGCTATCTTCATGAATGGCCGGGGGGTACCAGCGCAAGGCGTGCTCCCGCCAGGCATCTACGGCTACCGGGAAGGGGAGAAGGGGATCAATCCTTATGTCTACGACTGGGTGGACGGGGCGCCACGGCGCAAAAGCATCGAAACCGCCCGCCGTCTGCTCGCGGAGGCAGGCTACCCCAACGGCGTCGATGCTGTGACCGGCAAGCCGCTGGTGCTGTATCTCGATCTTTCCACCCACGGCGCAGACGACAAGCCGTTACTGGCCTGGTACCGCAAGCAACTGGAGAAGCTCGGCGTACAACTGGTGTTTCGTGCTACCGACTACAACCAGTTCCAGCAAAAGATGGCGGCCGGTAACGCCCAGATCTACCAGTGGGGCTGGAATGCCGACTATCCCGATCCGGAGAATTTCTTCTTCCTGCTGTACGGGCGCAATGCCAAGGTACCGAATGGCGGCGAGAATGCCTCGAACTATGTGAGCGAAGAATTCGACCGCTTGTTCGAACGGATGCGCAACTTGGACGATGGTCCGGAGCGTCTGGCACTGATCGATGCCCTGCAGGAAAAGGTCCGGCACGATGCCCCTTGGATTTTCGGGCTGCATCCCAAGGGTTTCTCGCTGCATCATGCCTGGTACGGTAATCTCAAGCCCAACCTGATGGCCAACAACAAACTCAAGTACCTGAAGATCGACGCACGGCAGCGCGCGGCCCGCCGCGCCGAGTGGAACCGGCCGGTGTGGTGGCCGCTGTTGGCGGGATTGGCGCTGTTGCTCGCGGCCGTCGTTCCGGCCTATCGCAGCTACCGCCACAGGTTGAGGGCTGCTGCTTTATGACGGCTTATCTCATCCGCCGCGCGTTGTACGCACTGCCGCTCCTGCTCGGCGTCAACGTTCTCACCTTCGTGCTGTTCTTCGTGGTCAACAGTCCCGATGACATGGCGCGCATGCACCTGGGTCAGAAGCACGTGACTCAGGAGGCGATCGATCTGTGGAAGCACGAACGCGGCTATGACCTGCCCAAGCTCTGGAACGCCGGGGCTGAAGGTACGGCCAAACTGACCGAAACCATTTTTTTTCAGAAATCGGTGGGACTGTTCCTGTTCCGCTTCGGGCGCTCGGACAGTGGGCGCGACATCGGGGCGGACATCGCCCAGCGGGCCTGGCCTTCGCTGGCTTTCGCCGTACCCGCCCTGATCTTCGGGCTGCTGGTCCATATCACCCTGGCGGTGGGGCTCGTGTTCTTCCGCCTGACTTACCTGGAATTCTGGGGCGTCGCGTTATGCGTGGCACTGTTGTCGATTTCCTCCCTGTTCTACATCATCGGCGGTCAGTACCTCATGGGGAAGCTCTTGTTGCTGGTGCCAATTTCCGGCTATGACGGCGGCTGGAACGCCGTGAAGTTCCTGATCCTGCCGGTACTCATCAACATCGTGGCGGGCGCCGGCTCCGGCGTGCGCTGGTACCGGACGTTGTTCCTGGAAGAGGTTGAGCGCGATTATGTCCGCACCGCCCGTGCCAAAGGGCTCTCGGAAACCCTGGTGCTGTTTACCCACGTGCTGCGCAACGCACTGATTCCGATTCTCACCGGCGTGGTGGTCATTCTGCCTTCGCTGTTCATCGGCAGCCTCATCACCGAGTCGTTTTTCGCCATTCCCGGCCTGGGCAGCTATACCATCGACGCCATCGCCCAGCAGGATTTCGCCATCGTGCGCGCCATGGTGTTCCTGGGCTCGGCGCTGTACATCCTGGGGCTGGTACTGACCGACATTTCCTACACTCTGGCCGACCCGCGCGTGCGCTTGAATTGATGCTGACTCTGTTTTGGACCGATGCCCTGTTTCTGCTGCTGCTCGCCATGTTGGGCGGCCTGATCTGGCACAGCCGTCGGCATGAACATCTGCGCCGGCCGTGGCGCAAAGTCGCCCGCAGCCGCAGCGCGATGATTTCGGCGGTGATCCTGGTGGCCTATCTGTTCATCGCCGTGCTCGATTCGATCCATTTCCTGCCGCGGGACGGCGAGGGCGGAGCCCGGTACAAGACCGAGCCGGTCAGTGTGCTGGACTGGTGTTTGACGCCGCTACGGACGCGGGTGGAGAAGACCTATTCAGCACCGCTGGCGGTGCAGAGCTACGCCAGGGAAACCCTGCG
This genomic window contains:
- a CDS encoding enoyl-ACP reductase FabI, giving the protein MGFMQNKRVLIVGVASNRSIAWGIAEAMKAQGAEIAFTYQNEKLRERVEKLAADCDSSIVLPCDVSSDAEIEQLFADLGKHWDGLDCIVHSVAFAPREALEGSYIDSVTRENFRIAHDISSYSFAALAKAGRAMMAGRNGALLTLSYLGAERAVPNYNVMGVAKASLEANVRYLAYSLGPEGIRVNAVSAGAIRTLAASGIANFREMLAKAEQASPLRKNVTIEEVGNAAAFLCSDLASGITGEILYVDAGYNFVGLPNF
- a CDS encoding ABC transporter permease, with the translated sequence MTAYLIRRALYALPLLLGVNVLTFVLFFVVNSPDDMARMHLGQKHVTQEAIDLWKHERGYDLPKLWNAGAEGTAKLTETIFFQKSVGLFLFRFGRSDSGRDIGADIAQRAWPSLAFAVPALIFGLLVHITLAVGLVFFRLTYLEFWGVALCVALLSISSLFYIIGGQYLMGKLLLLVPISGYDGGWNAVKFLILPVLINIVAGAGSGVRWYRTLFLEEVERDYVRTARAKGLSETLVLFTHVLRNALIPILTGVVVILPSLFIGSLITESFFAIPGLGSYTIDAIAQQDFAIVRAMVFLGSALYILGLVLTDISYTLADPRVRLN
- a CDS encoding ABC transporter substrate-binding protein; translation: MIRRSGELGLGLLLVVTLGLAGCEGPLNSPYPADDAERNILYSSFSERPKHLDPARAYSSDESLIIGQIYEPLLQYHYLKRPYVLEPATAEALPEIRYLDAKGRPLPPGAPDSAIAYSEYDFRLKRGIRFQPHPAFARSAEGEYLYHHLNPEQLAQIRTLADFPETGTRELTAEDYAYQIKRLLHPALHSPIAELMKEHIVGFKALGDILERDYFATPKGRFFDLRPYTLEGVRVPDAHRLVIRLHGKYPQFRFWLAMTFFAPMPWEADAFYAQPGLIEKNITLDWYPVGSGPYLLAENNPNRRMVLERNPYFHEDRYPAEGDPEDGPAGLLADAGRLLPLVDRVVMILEKETIPYWNKFLQGYYDYSGIASDNFDQAVQVGSSGSPELTPEMLEKGIRLETSVAASDYYLGFNLRDPVVGGLDEAHCKLRQALSIAMDYEEFIAIFMNGRGVPAQGVLPPGIYGYREGEKGINPYVYDWVDGAPRRKSIETARRLLAEAGYPNGVDAVTGKPLVLYLDLSTHGADDKPLLAWYRKQLEKLGVQLVFRATDYNQFQQKMAAGNAQIYQWGWNADYPDPENFFFLLYGRNAKVPNGGENASNYVSEEFDRLFERMRNLDDGPERLALIDALQEKVRHDAPWIFGLHPKGFSLHHAWYGNLKPNLMANNKLKYLKIDARQRAARRAEWNRPVWWPLLAGLALLLAAVVPAYRSYRHRLRAAAL